The genomic window CTGCCGGCGCTGGAGCTGGCCGACCTGGTGCAGTGGACCGGCACGGGCTGGCGGCTGGCGCCGCCGCGGGAGCGGGGCTGACGCCGGGCGGTGCATCCGTGGCGGGCAACCGATCGGCGCGGCGCCTTGACCGGCGGTCGGCGCCGTCGGACGGTTCGCACCGTGACCGCCCGCACCGCCGACGCCCGCGCCGCGCTGCCGCCCGCGCTGGCCGCCGCGCTCGAGGGCTACGAGCGGGCGCTGCTCGACGAGCGGGACCTGTCCGCGCACACCGTCCGCGGCTACGTCACCGACGCCGTCTGGCTGCTCGACCACCTCGCCCGCCGCGGCGGCACGCAGGTCGACGCGCTGGACCTCGGCGTCCTGCGCAGCTGGCTGGCCCAGGGCCGCACCCGGGGCGCCAGCCGCGCGACGACGGCCCGCCGCGCCGCGGCCGCGCGGTCGTTCACCGCCTGGCTGCGCCGCTCGGGGCACACCCCGGAGGACGTCGGCCAGCGGCTGGTCAGCCCCAGGGCGCACCGGACGCTGCCCGACGTGCTCGCCCCCGACCAGGCGCGCGCCGTCGTCGAGTCCACCGCCGGCGCCGAGGAGCCGGTGGGCCTGCGCGACGCCGTCGTCCTCGAGCTGCTCTACGCCAGCGGCATCCGGGTCAGCGAGCTGGTCGGCCTCGACGTCGACGACGTCGACCGCGGCCGGCGGCTGCTGCGCGTCCTGGGGAAGGGCCGCAAGGAGCGCAGCGTCCCCTACGGCGCCCCGGCCGAGCACGCGCTCGACGCCTGGCTGACCCGCGGCCGCCCGGCGCTGGCCACCTCCGACTCCGGGCCGGCGCTGCTGCTGGGCGCCCGCGGCCGGCGGCTGGACGCGCGCGAGGCGCGCCGGACGGTGCACGCCGCGGTGGCCCGCGCACCCGGCGCCCCCGACGTCGGCCCGCACGGGTTGCGGCACTCCGCGGCCACCCACGTCCTCGAGGGCGGCGCCGACCTGAGGTCCGTCCAGGAGCTGCTCGGCCACGCTAGCCTCGCGACGACGCAGATCTACACGCACGTGACCGTCGAGCGGCTGCGTGCGGTGCACGCGCAGGCGCACCCGCGGGCCTGAGCCCACCGCCACCCGATCCAGACAGTCAGAGGGGTCCCGCGGGACCCGAGCCACCACGAAGCGGGGAGAGCCGACGTGCCCGAGGCGACCATCCACCGGATCGGCGGCGAGTCCGAGGAGGACGCCGACGCCGCGCTGGCCGAGCTCTGGGCGCAGTACGTCGCCGACCGGGCGCCCGGGCTGCGCGACCGGCTGATCCTCCACTACGCGCCCCTGGTGAAGTACGTCGCCGGCCGGGTCGGCA from Geodermatophilus normandii includes these protein-coding regions:
- a CDS encoding tyrosine recombinase XerC, with protein sequence MTARTADARAALPPALAAALEGYERALLDERDLSAHTVRGYVTDAVWLLDHLARRGGTQVDALDLGVLRSWLAQGRTRGASRATTARRAAAARSFTAWLRRSGHTPEDVGQRLVSPRAHRTLPDVLAPDQARAVVESTAGAEEPVGLRDAVVLELLYASGIRVSELVGLDVDDVDRGRRLLRVLGKGRKERSVPYGAPAEHALDAWLTRGRPALATSDSGPALLLGARGRRLDAREARRTVHAAVARAPGAPDVGPHGLRHSAATHVLEGGADLRSVQELLGHASLATTQIYTHVTVERLRAVHAQAHPRA